The Natator depressus isolate rNatDep1 chromosome 11, rNatDep2.hap1, whole genome shotgun sequence genome includes a window with the following:
- the STK16 gene encoding serine/threonine-protein kinase 16 isoform X2: MHGLFEHPNILRLEAHCMVEKGPKHEAWLLLPFLRRGTLWSEVEALRDKGTFLAEERIVPILLGICRGLQAIHAKGYAHRDLKPTNVLLDDEEQPVLMDLGSMNRARIEVKGSREAVAVQDWAAQRCTISYRAPELFTVESHCVIDERTDIWSLGCVLYCMMFGEGPYDLIFQKGDSVALAVQNQLRVPPSSRYSAALERLLSSMMAVSPQERPHVSHILDQLEGLQSAPSGQDTTRI; the protein is encoded by the exons ATGCACGGCCTCTTCGAGCACCCCAACATCCTGCGGCTCGAGGCCCACTGCATGGTAGAGAAAGGGCCCAAGCATGAGGCCTGGCTGCTGTTGCCCTTTCTCAGG AGAGGGACCCTGTGGAGCGAGGTGGAAGCTCTGCGAGACAAAGGCACCTTCCTGGCTGAGGAGCGGATTGTCCCCATTCTCCTTGGCATCTGCCGAGGGCTGCAGGCCATTCATGCCAAGGGCtatgcacacag AGACCTGAAGCCCACCAATGTGCTGCTGGATGATGAGGAGCAGCCAGTGCTGATGGACCTGGGCTCCATGAACCGGGCCCGCATTGAGGTCAAGGGTTCCCGGGAAGCCGTGGCTGTGCAG GACTGGGCGGCTCAGCGCTGCACCATCTCCTACCGGGCACCTGAGCTCTTCACGGTGGAGAGTCACTGCGTTATCGACGAGCGAACAGACATCTGG TCCCTAGGCTGCGTGCTGTACTGCATGATGTTCGGCGAGGGCCCCTATGACCTCATCTTCCAGAAGGGCGACAGCGTGGCTCTGGCTGTGCAGAACCAGCTCCGTgtgccccccagcagcag GTATTCCGCTGCCCTGGAGCGCCTGCTCTCCTCCATGATGGCAGTGAGCCCTCAGGAGCGGCCCCACGTCTCCCACATACTTGACCAGCTGGAGGGGCTGCAGTCAGCACCAAGTGGCCAGGACACCACACGGATCtga
- the STK16 gene encoding serine/threonine-protein kinase 16 isoform X1, with the protein MGHALCACARGSLSIEGQRYLLLQRLGEGGFSYVDLVEGLQDGRFYALKRILCHDKEDCREALHEVEMHGLFEHPNILRLEAHCMVEKGPKHEAWLLLPFLRRGTLWSEVEALRDKGTFLAEERIVPILLGICRGLQAIHAKGYAHRDLKPTNVLLDDEEQPVLMDLGSMNRARIEVKGSREAVAVQDWAAQRCTISYRAPELFTVESHCVIDERTDIWSLGCVLYCMMFGEGPYDLIFQKGDSVALAVQNQLRVPPSSRYSAALERLLSSMMAVSPQERPHVSHILDQLEGLQSAPSGQDTTRI; encoded by the exons ATGGGCCACGCGCTGTGCGCCTGCGCGCGGGGCAGCCTCAGCATCGAGGGGCAGCGCTACCTGCTGCTGCAGcgcctgggggaggg AGGCTTCAGCTACGTGGACTTGGTGGAGGGGCTGCAGGACGGCCGTTTCTATGCCCTGAAACGCATCCTGTGCCATGACAAGGAGGACTGCCGGGAAGCCCTGCACGAGGTGGAGATGCACGGCCTCTTCGAGCACCCCAACATCCTGCGGCTCGAGGCCCACTGCATGGTAGAGAAAGGGCCCAAGCATGAGGCCTGGCTGCTGTTGCCCTTTCTCAGG AGAGGGACCCTGTGGAGCGAGGTGGAAGCTCTGCGAGACAAAGGCACCTTCCTGGCTGAGGAGCGGATTGTCCCCATTCTCCTTGGCATCTGCCGAGGGCTGCAGGCCATTCATGCCAAGGGCtatgcacacag AGACCTGAAGCCCACCAATGTGCTGCTGGATGATGAGGAGCAGCCAGTGCTGATGGACCTGGGCTCCATGAACCGGGCCCGCATTGAGGTCAAGGGTTCCCGGGAAGCCGTGGCTGTGCAG GACTGGGCGGCTCAGCGCTGCACCATCTCCTACCGGGCACCTGAGCTCTTCACGGTGGAGAGTCACTGCGTTATCGACGAGCGAACAGACATCTGG TCCCTAGGCTGCGTGCTGTACTGCATGATGTTCGGCGAGGGCCCCTATGACCTCATCTTCCAGAAGGGCGACAGCGTGGCTCTGGCTGTGCAGAACCAGCTCCGTgtgccccccagcagcag GTATTCCGCTGCCCTGGAGCGCCTGCTCTCCTCCATGATGGCAGTGAGCCCTCAGGAGCGGCCCCACGTCTCCCACATACTTGACCAGCTGGAGGGGCTGCAGTCAGCACCAAGTGGCCAGGACACCACACGGATCtga
- the LOC141995692 gene encoding tubulin alpha-4A chain, protein MRECISVHVGQAGVQMGNTCWELYCLEHGIQPDGQMPSEKTIGGGDDSFTTFFCETGAGKHVPRAIFVDLEPTVIDEIRTGIYRQLFHPEQLITGKEDAANNYARGHYTIGKEIIDQVLDRIRKLADQCTGLQGFLVFHSFGGGTGSGFTSLLMERLSVDYGKKSKLEFAIYPAPQVSTAVVEPYNSILTTHTTLEHSDCAFMVDNEAIYDICRRNLDIERPTYTNLNRLISQIVSSITASLRFDGALNVDLTEFQTNLVPYPRIHFPLATYAPVISAEKAYHEQLSVAEITNSCFEPANQMVKCDPRHGKYMACCLLYRGDVVPKDVNAAIAAIKTKRSIQFVDWCPTGFKVGINYQPPTVVPGGDLAKVQRAVCMLSNTTAIAEAWARLDHKFDLMYAKRAFVHWYVGEGMEEGEFSEAREDMAALEKDYEEVGLDSYEDEEEGEEY, encoded by the exons ATG cgtGAATGTATCTCAGTCCATGTCGGCCAGGCCGGCGTCCAGATGGGCAACACCTGCTGGGAGCTGTACTGCCTGGAGCACGGCATCCAGCCGGACGGGCAGATGCCCAGCGAGAAGACCATCGGGGGAGGGGACGACTCCTTTACCACCTTCTTCTGTGAGACGGGTGCTGGGAAGCACGTCCCCAGGGCTATCTTCGTGGACCTGGAACCCACCGTGATCG ATGAGATTCGGACTGGCATCTACCGCCAGCTCTTCCACCCAGAgcagctcatcactggcaaggaagATGCTGCCAATAACTATGCCCGTGGGCACTACACAATCGGCAAGGAGATCATCGACCAAGTTCTGGACAGGATCCGGAAGCTG GCCGACCAGTGCACAGGGCTCCAGGGCTTCCTGGTCTTCCACAGCTTCGGGGGCGGCACCGGCTCCGGATTCACTTCCCTGCTGATGGAGCGTCTCTCCGTTGACTATGGCAAGAAGTCCAAGCTGGAGTTCGCCATCTACCCAGCGCCTCAGGTCTCCACTGCGGTGGTGGAGCCCTACAACTCCATCCTGACGACCCACACCACCCTGGAGCACTCGGACTGCGCCTTCATGGTCGACAACGAGGCCATCTACGACATCTGCCGCAGGAACCTGGACATCGAGCGCCCCACCTACACCAACCTCAACCGCCTTATTAGCCAGATCGTGTCCTCCATCACCGCCTCCCTCCGATTCGATGGTGCCCTCAATGTGGATCTGACAGAGTTCCAGACCAACCTGGTGCCCTACCCCCGCATCCACTTCCCGCTGGCCACCTACGCCCCCGTCATCTCTGCAGAGAAGGCCTACCATGAGCAGCTCTCTGTGGCTGAGATCACAAACTCTTGCTTTGAGCCAGCCAACCAGATGGTGAAGTGTGACCCCCGCCACGGGAAATACATGGCCTGCTGCCTCTTGTACCGTGGGGACGTGGTGCCCAAAGATGTCAACGCTGCCATTGCCGCCATCAAAACCAAGCGCAGCATCCAGTTCGTGGACTGGTGCCCAACTGGCTTCAAGGTTGGCATCAACTACCAGCCCCCGACGGTGGTTCCCGGCGGCGACCTGGCCAAGGTGCAGCGGGCCGTGTGCATGCTGAGCAACACCACGGCCATTGCCGAGGCCTGGGCTCGGCTGGACCACAAGTTTGACCTGATGTACGCCAAGCGGGCCTTCGTGCACTGGTACGTGGGAGAGGGCATGGAGGAGGGGGAGTTCTCAGAGGCACGGGAGGACATGGCTGCCCTGGAGAAGGATTACGAGGAGGTGGGCCTTGACTCCTATGAGGAtgaagaggagggagaggagtacTGA